The DNA sequence GTAGTAGCGCCCTTAGAGGTGTTAGAATCACCATTAGTTGAAACCCCATTAGCTAGATTAGGATATGATGAAATGGTGCGTTTTATTGAACAAGATTTATTAGATGCAATAGATGGTTTACCAAGCCCTGCTGATGCAGAGTATGGAAGGTTTAGTAAAGGTATGGCAAGAATGTTATTAATTAGATTGTATTTACACGAAAAAAGATGGGAAGATGTAGAAACACAGGCTAACGAAATAATAGCAATGAATTATTATGAATTGGAAGATGATTACGTTAGTTTATGGGATACAGAAGCACCTACTGATAGCCGAGAAATTATTTTTTCTATACCAGCAGATTATGCAGGAACAGTGGAAAATCAATGGCAGTTAATGGTGTTGCCTTCTAACTACCCAAATAGAGCAGGGTGGGGAACTATCCAAAGTTCTTGGGATTTTTATGATTCTTTTGAAGAAGGAGATGTACGTAAAACAAACTTAATTGCAGAATATGTTGGAACTGATGGAATTACTTATAATAGAAATAATCCAGGTTCTGTAATGCAGTTGGGGCCTATACCTTTAAAAATAGCTGAAGATGCAGATAGAACAACGGCATTTACAACTGTAGATATCATTCTTTATAGATATGCAGATGTATTACTGTCTAAAGCAGAAGCAATTGCTAATAAAACAGGTGTTCCAACTCAAGAAGCTATTGATTTAGTAAATGTAGTTAGAGGAAGAGCACAATTAGACCCAATATTACTGTCTGATTTTGCAGATATAGATACATTCAATACAATGATTTTATTAGAAAGATCTCATGAATATTGGTGTGAAAATGGACAGTATCGTTCAGATTTAATCAGACATGATAAGTACAAAGAACATTGTGATGATTTAAATGGTATTGCAAGTCAAAGTGAAGATTATAAAGTGCTATTTCCTTTTTCTTTAGAAAGAATAAGTGAAGGTAAAGGCGAATTTATCCAAAATACAGGATATAATTAATTTTTAGAGAACTACGCTATTAAGTTAAAACTTAATAGCGTAGTTCTCTAAATTTATAATCATACAAATAATAAAATAAATGGACACTAGAAGAAATTTTATAAAAAAAGCAGCAATAATGGGTACAGGCGTTACATTACTTCCAAGTTTTACTTTTGGAAAAGGGAATGTAAGGAATGCCGATAAATTAAAAATTGGATTTATAGGAGTTGGTTTGCGCGGTACAAATCATTTACAGAATTTATTGCTAAGAGATGATGTTAATATAACGGCCATTTGCGATATAGATCCTAAAAGAACCGATTTAGCCGTAAAACTTATTACAGAAAAAGGATTTAAAAAACCATTGATTTTTGGTAAAGATGATTATGATTATAAAAATCTTTTAGCTTTAGATGATGTGGATGCGGTAGTTATTTCTACCCCTTGGCTGTGGCATACGCGCATGGCAAAAGATACTATGAGGGCTGGTAAATATACTGGTTTAGAAGTTTCTGCAGCAAATACCATGGAAGAGTGTTGGGATCTTGTAAATGTACATGAACAAACTGGCACTCATTTAATGTTACTTGAAAATGTTAATTACCGTCGAGATATTATGGCAGTATTAAATATGGTAAAGCAAAACGTTTTTGGTGAGTTAATTCATTTTCGATGTGGTTATCAGCACGATTTAAGACACGTTAAATTTAATGATGGAAAAACAGCTTACGGTCCAGGTGTGGAATTTGGAGAAAAAGGTATTTCTGAATCGGCATGGAGAACGCAACATTCTGTTTTGCGCAATGCAGATGTTTATCCAACCCATGGCATAGGTCCTATAGCTGCCATGTGCGATATTAATAGAGGTAACAGATTTATGACGTTAACTTCTACAGCAACTAAAGCGGTGGGATTGCATAATTATATTGTTAAACATGGAGGAGAAAATCATCCAAATGCCAAAGTGAAATTTAAGTTAGGAGATGTTATTACATCCACCATAGAAACTACTAATGGCGAATCTATAATAGTGACCCATGATACTAATTTACCAAGACCTTATTCTTTAGGCTTTAGAGTTCAGGGTGCTAATGGGTTATGGGAAGTAGATGGTAACCGAATTCATATTGATGGAAAAACAAAAGCTCATGAATGGGACGCGGCAGATGATTGGTTAAAAAAATATGATCACCCATTATGGAAAAAGTATGGTGAGTTAGCTGATGGATCAGGACACGGAGGGATGGATTTCTTTGTGATGCATGCTTTTGTAGAGGCAGCTAAACTAAATGTTGCTCCTCCAATGGATGCTTATGACGCTGCTGCTTGGAGTGCTATTACACCATTGTCTGAGGCATCAATAGAAAATAATGGAGCGCCTCAAGATTTTCCTGATTTCACAAGAGGAAATTGGGTGAAAAGAAAACCTTATAACTGGATTAACGACAAATATTAGGTTGTGTTAATCATAAAGATAAAAATATGAAATATAAATTTTTAGCACTTTTAATCACGTGTATTTTCATTAATTGCTCAAGCGATAGTAGCTCATCAGATGATGGTGAAGGAGCTGTTTTAGATGAAAATATAACTGAAATTACATATACGGCATCAAATGAAGTTATTTCAAATCCTGAGCGAGGCTTTATGCATACATGGAGTGTTGTTTCAGAAGGAACACCTCTTAATTTAGTTACTTTGCAAAGTTTAGTAAATGAAAATGTTACAATTATCTTACGCCTTTATTATTTAGAAAAATTTAAAAATTCAGATTTAAGCACGGCACAATTAGATTTAATTAAAACAGATTTTCAAAATTTAAGAGCAGCTGGGGTAAAATGTATTTTACGATTCGCCTATAATAGTAATGAAAATGATACAGATGCCCCTTTGAATATTGTGGAGTCACATTTAGATCAGTTGAAGCCAATTTTTGAAGATAATGCAGATGTTATTTCATTTGTTCAAGCTGGTTTTATAGGCTCATGGGGTGAGTGGTATTATTCATCTAATGGGTTAGACACATCAGAAAATAGAGCAGCTGTATTAACTAAATTATTAGAGGTATTACCTGAAAGCATAAAAATTCAAGTAAGAACACCATTGTACAAGCAAACGTATTTTAATACAACAACAGCTATAGGAACAGATGTTGGTTATGGAACCTCAGATATAGCACGAGTTGGTTTTCACAATGACTGTTTTTTAGCCAGCGCAGATGATTATGGAACTTATCAAAATGTTCAAATTGAAAAATTGTATATAAGCAATGAAGCATTTTTTGTACCTACAGGAGGCGAAACATGTCCGCCAAGTGGTGTTTCTACAGCAAGCTGTGATACTGCTGAGGCAGAAATGACTTTGTTAAAATGGACCTATTTAAATCTAGATTATTATGGACCTGTGCTTAATGTTTGGAGAAATAATAGTTGTTTTACAGATTTTCAAAGACAGTTAGGTTACAGACTTTTATTAAAAACTGCCAATTTAGAAAATGAAGTGGAAACAAATGGAACACTTAATCTAGATATAGTAATCGATAACGATGGCTATGCACCCGTTTATAATACTAAAAATACATTTTTAATTTTAAAATCGGTTAGTGATGGTACCATTTACAAAAAAGCACTAAACTTTGATGTTAGAAAGGTAATTCCAGGTATAAATTATCAATTAGAAGAAGCAGTAAGTCTTACAGAAATTCCTTCTGGAAGCTATAAATTATTTTTGAAAATTGAAGATTCTCATGCTATTATAGCAGATAGGCCAGAATACGCTATACAATTAGCCAATACGAGTATGTGGGACTCAACAGAAGGGTTCAACGATTTACAACACACATTAACAATTAATTAAAACTATTTAATCTCTAAATATATTTAACATGAAGAAATTAACATTTTTATGCTATCTAATCGCAGTTTCATTGTTTTTAAACTGTGGTTCGGATGATGAGTCTTTAAACTCTAATGGAGGTATTGTAGTAGATTTTTCATTTACTAACGACGGAAATTTATTTGAATTTACAAATCTTTCAGAAGGAGCTACCTCTTATAGGTGGGATTTAGGAGATTTAAGTTTTTATTGCGAAAAAGAAAATCCAACTTATAGATATACTAAAATTGGAGGAGAAATTAATGTGACTCTTACTGCCATGAATGATGCAGGTGAAGAATCCCATATTACAAAAACAATTTCGGCTCCAGAAGTATATAATATTGATATTGAAATTGATGGTGATTTTGATGATTGGAAAAATGTCGAATTCATATATGATGAAAGTGCTTCGGGGTCAGGTTCTATGCAAAAAATTAAAATGTATGGAGGTGGAGATAACCTGAATGTTTATATAGAGGGTAATACTTTAATGCAAATGGAATTAGTTGATATTTATATTAATTCTGATGGAGATTCGTCAACAGGGTTTTTAAGCTGGCAATGGCCTGAAGGTTCTGGTGCAGAATATTTATTTGAGGGACCTTTATTAAGTAATTCTTGGGGGGCTTTTTATCAACATACAGATCCAAATGGAGGCTGGGGATGGTCTGCATTAGCAGGTTCTGGAGCCAATATGTATTCATCAGGTATTGTAAATTTAGATGCAGAAACGAATGCTATTGAATTTAGTATTCCAAAAACTCAATTAGGTGCTATTGGTAGTAGTGTTAGTCTTGCTATTTCAGAGTTAACTATTGGTTGGGCAGCAGTTGCTACGTTTCCTGAAGTAACTAGTACAAGTAGTTTTGTGTCTTATGACCTTCCTGAGGAGTCTTACACTTCTTGCCAG is a window from the Pseudalgibacter alginicilyticus genome containing:
- a CDS encoding RagB/SusD family nutrient uptake outer membrane protein codes for the protein MKNIKICLLGVFAAFAIACNPELESIYYNEINPTIFPDSEADVESLVLAAYYPLRGSWSDGIHSTSERGIMFMLDATTEILQGPYGDQLTQSYHSYNENTSSITRFYDDFYNDISSMTININGIENSSVNENFKKQGIAEIKCARAFLSYELFDMYGPLVVAPLEVLESPLVETPLARLGYDEMVRFIEQDLLDAIDGLPSPADAEYGRFSKGMARMLLIRLYLHEKRWEDVETQANEIIAMNYYELEDDYVSLWDTEAPTDSREIIFSIPADYAGTVENQWQLMVLPSNYPNRAGWGTIQSSWDFYDSFEEGDVRKTNLIAEYVGTDGITYNRNNPGSVMQLGPIPLKIAEDADRTTAFTTVDIILYRYADVLLSKAEAIANKTGVPTQEAIDLVNVVRGRAQLDPILLSDFADIDTFNTMILLERSHEYWCENGQYRSDLIRHDKYKEHCDDLNGIASQSEDYKVLFPFSLERISEGKGEFIQNTGYN
- a CDS encoding Gfo/Idh/MocA family protein, whose protein sequence is MDTRRNFIKKAAIMGTGVTLLPSFTFGKGNVRNADKLKIGFIGVGLRGTNHLQNLLLRDDVNITAICDIDPKRTDLAVKLITEKGFKKPLIFGKDDYDYKNLLALDDVDAVVISTPWLWHTRMAKDTMRAGKYTGLEVSAANTMEECWDLVNVHEQTGTHLMLLENVNYRRDIMAVLNMVKQNVFGELIHFRCGYQHDLRHVKFNDGKTAYGPGVEFGEKGISESAWRTQHSVLRNADVYPTHGIGPIAAMCDINRGNRFMTLTSTATKAVGLHNYIVKHGGENHPNAKVKFKLGDVITSTIETTNGESIIVTHDTNLPRPYSLGFRVQGANGLWEVDGNRIHIDGKTKAHEWDAADDWLKKYDHPLWKKYGELADGSGHGGMDFFVMHAFVEAAKLNVAPPMDAYDAAAWSAITPLSEASIENNGAPQDFPDFTRGNWVKRKPYNWINDKY
- a CDS encoding DUF4832 domain-containing protein; protein product: MKYKFLALLITCIFINCSSDSSSSDDGEGAVLDENITEITYTASNEVISNPERGFMHTWSVVSEGTPLNLVTLQSLVNENVTIILRLYYLEKFKNSDLSTAQLDLIKTDFQNLRAAGVKCILRFAYNSNENDTDAPLNIVESHLDQLKPIFEDNADVISFVQAGFIGSWGEWYYSSNGLDTSENRAAVLTKLLEVLPESIKIQVRTPLYKQTYFNTTTAIGTDVGYGTSDIARVGFHNDCFLASADDYGTYQNVQIEKLYISNEAFFVPTGGETCPPSGVSTASCDTAEAEMTLLKWTYLNLDYYGPVLNVWRNNSCFTDFQRQLGYRLLLKTANLENEVETNGTLNLDIVIDNDGYAPVYNTKNTFLILKSVSDGTIYKKALNFDVRKVIPGINYQLEEAVSLTEIPSGSYKLFLKIEDSHAIIADRPEYAIQLANTSMWDSTEGFNDLQHTLTIN
- a CDS encoding PKD domain-containing protein, encoding MKKLTFLCYLIAVSLFLNCGSDDESLNSNGGIVVDFSFTNDGNLFEFTNLSEGATSYRWDLGDLSFYCEKENPTYRYTKIGGEINVTLTAMNDAGEESHITKTISAPEVYNIDIEIDGDFDDWKNVEFIYDESASGSGSMQKIKMYGGGDNLNVYIEGNTLMQMELVDIYINSDGDSSTGFLSWQWPEGSGAEYLFEGPLLSNSWGAFYQHTDPNGGWGWSALAGSGANMYSSGIVNLDAETNAIEFSIPKTQLGAIGSSVSLAISELTIGWAAVATFPEVTSTSSFVSYDLPEESYTSCQ